Proteins encoded in a region of the Prochlorothrix hollandica PCC 9006 = CALU 1027 genome:
- a CDS encoding DUF2283 domain-containing protein produces MVKALGAVADRGLTFDYDPIGDSLMVRLCPIYTEQETEELGDDLLVRLNPETGAIEAIEIFFWSRRLAAQEPIFVPVVAMLRAGG; encoded by the coding sequence ATGGTCAAGGCATTAGGGGCGGTGGCCGATCGGGGGTTGACGTTTGATTATGATCCGATCGGGGATAGCCTGATGGTGAGGTTATGTCCTATTTATACGGAACAGGAAACGGAGGAGTTGGGGGATGATCTGTTGGTGCGGCTGAATCCGGAGACGGGGGCGATCGAGGCGATCGAGATTTTCTTTTGGTCGCGGCGGTTGGCGGCGCAGGAGCCGATATTTGTGCCGGTGGTGGCGATGTTGCGGGCGGGGGGCTAG